One window of uncultured Methanoregula sp. genomic DNA carries:
- a CDS encoding phosphatase PAP2 family protein translates to MDVLGMPLDPAINIAAQHISPTLTLLAVPGVLLDSTQWYLLLIAVLYLGFHPRHGVRLAVLVGVTGGLNEALKLAWHLPRPYWISLDVKIFTSHPSFGFPSGAAMYGAAMYGYIAAVVRRWWVVVVCALLLVTTCLVRIVGGIHFVQDVAGGLIFGFLLLVLFLFAEPRVAAYADGLSRPGRWIGILLLAALPIILVIPPYLALAGWELPASWAATAFQQTGYAIDPVAIRYAWGVAGIILGSLAGYEVLLSRGGWEPPEGLWQKGAVILAGTGSTLAVWWIITTAREACNFPDPIDSALTVVSMAVVLFWLTCCVPLVARRAGFARAEERKEPDNG, encoded by the coding sequence ATGGACGTACTCGGCATGCCGCTCGACCCCGCGATCAATATCGCAGCCCAGCATATCTCCCCCACGCTGACGCTCCTTGCCGTGCCGGGCGTACTGCTCGATTCCACGCAGTGGTACCTGCTCCTTATCGCGGTCCTGTACCTTGGGTTTCACCCCCGCCACGGTGTCCGGCTTGCTGTGCTGGTCGGAGTTACGGGAGGGCTTAACGAGGCGCTGAAACTCGCCTGGCACCTCCCGCGCCCGTACTGGATCTCGCTGGATGTCAAAATATTTACCTCGCACCCTTCGTTCGGGTTCCCGTCGGGAGCCGCGATGTACGGTGCAGCAATGTACGGGTACATCGCAGCGGTGGTCCGGCGCTGGTGGGTTGTCGTGGTGTGTGCCCTCCTGCTCGTCACCACCTGCCTGGTACGGATCGTCGGCGGCATCCACTTCGTGCAGGACGTGGCCGGAGGTCTCATCTTCGGATTCCTGCTCCTCGTCCTCTTCCTGTTTGCCGAACCCCGGGTGGCGGCATATGCGGACGGTCTGTCCCGGCCCGGCCGCTGGATCGGGATCCTCCTGCTCGCAGCGCTCCCCATCATCCTCGTTATCCCCCCGTATCTCGCGCTCGCGGGCTGGGAACTCCCGGCATCCTGGGCTGCGACCGCATTCCAGCAGACCGGCTACGCGATTGACCCGGTCGCCATCCGGTACGCCTGGGGGGTAGCGGGCATCATCCTCGGGAGCCTTGCCGGCTACGAGGTGCTCCTCTCGCGGGGCGGGTGGGAGCCGCCGGAGGGGCTCTGGCAGAAAGGTGCAGTGATCCTCGCAGGCACGGGTTCAACGCTCGCCGTATGGTGGATCATCACAACGGCCCGGGAGGCATGCAACTTTCCGGATCCCATTGATTCTGCCCTCACCGTGGTCTCGATGGCCGTGGTTTTATTCTGGCTGACCTGCTGCGTACCCCTGGTTGCCCGGAGGGCCGGGTTCGCCCGGGCGGAGGAACGCAAAGAACCGGACAACGGGTAA
- a CDS encoding type II toxin-antitoxin system HicB family antitoxin — MDFKIAIEQDEDGWFIVTVPALPGCVSQGKTEEEAKKNIAEAIELHLSALARDGIPLYHRPGIKETFVAVDI, encoded by the coding sequence ATGGATTTCAAAATCGCAATCGAACAGGACGAGGATGGCTGGTTCATCGTCACCGTTCCGGCACTTCCCGGCTGTGTCTCCCAGGGAAAGACCGAGGAGGAGGCTAAGAAGAATATTGCCGAAGCCATAGAACTGCATCTTTCCGCTCTCGCCCGTGATGGCATTCCGCTCTATCACCGCCCGGGTATCAAAGAAACTTTCGTGGCCGTTGATATATGA
- a CDS encoding type II toxin-antitoxin system HicA family toxin, translating into MTDKLPILSGKDVVKALGKLGYTINDQKGSHIHLRHPVRRPLTIPNHPEIARGTLRIIIKDADLTVEKFLELL; encoded by the coding sequence ATGACGGATAAACTTCCCATCTTATCCGGAAAGGATGTAGTAAAAGCACTTGGAAAACTGGGCTATACAATAAACGACCAGAAAGGAAGTCATATCCACCTCAGGCATCCGGTCCGGAGACCGCTGACAATTCCCAACCACCCGGAAATTGCCCGGGGGACGTTAAGGATCATCATTAAGGATGCGGATCTCACCGTTGAAAAATTCCTGGAGTTGCTGTGA